The nucleotide sequence CGTGGGTCACCGTGCGCGAGGCCGGGCGCGAACGGGTCGTCCTCACCGCCGTCCACAGCCCCGGCAGCAACGCGATCGTGTCGGTCGCGGTGCCCCTCAGCAAGTTCTCGGGCGCCCTCGACCCGTTCCGCATCGGCCGCGACGGCCGCGTCTTCGTCATCGACGGCGCGGGCAACATCCTCAACAACCCCGGCCGCCGGCTGAACGTCGACCGCGAAGCCCTCCTCAAGATGCTGGGCGACGATCTGGGCACGCTCGAAACCCGCTCGAGCATCATCTCCTTCTCCAAGATCCCCGCCGCGGACTGGTACGTGCTGATCGAGGTGCCCAAGGCCGACGCCCGCGACGGCCTGGTCTTCCCCTCCGACCAGCAACTGCGCATGACCTTGCCGCTCGAGCCTCCGAGCGAGGTCGTCAGGATCTACGACTGGGGCCAGATCGCCGCTCCCCTGCTGGGAATCCTCGCGCTGCTGGGCCTCGGCGCCTTCGGCGGGCCGTGGCTGCTGCGGCGCCGCAAGCGCGGCAAGAAGGCGAAGCTCAAGGCCTCCGCCCTGGGCGGCGATCAGCCGGCGTTCGATCTGGACGATCTCGACAAGGATCCCGAGCGGCCGCTTCTCAACACCGACCTCGACAAGCTGGGCAAGGCCTCCAAGGGCTGGGCGTCCCAGCCCATCGAGATCCCGGAGCCCAAGGGCGACCTGGCATCGGCCACCCGCCTCAAGATGGCCATGCGGCAGCAGTCGCGCGATCTCGAGCGCATGCTGCAGCAACTGCAGCACTCGATGGAACTTACCATCAGCGAGACCCGCGACCAGATCCACGAGGTGCTCACGGCCCATCAGGGCAAGATCAAGGCCCTGTCGGGCGCCCTGGAGCAGACTCGCTCCAACCTCCTGTTCAAGGCCGACGGCGAGGCGCTCGCCGCCCTGGTCGACGACCTGAAGACCAAGCTGTTCCAGGCCGAGGCCGATACCCGCAACGCGTCGGCCAACGTCGAGAAGCGCCTGTCCAACCTGTCCAGGAAGGTCACCGACATCGAGACCACGATGGGCAAGGCCGTGGCCGACCTGCAGGACAAGCTCTCGGACGATCTGCTGGGCAGGCAGGAAGCCATCACCCGCGCGATGGAGAGCCTCGAGAACAAGACCCGCGAGGCCCAGCGCCAGGTCACCCACGACGCCGCCGCCGCCAAGCTCTCGGCGGCCCAGGCCGCCGAGCAGGCAGCCACCCTGGATGCCGACTTCCAGGAGCTGCGCACCCGGTTCGCGCTGGAGATCGAGGACGCGCGGAAGCACGCGGCCAGCGAAATCTCGGCCGTCCGCACGCAACTCGCCCAGATGGAAGAATTGCGCGGCGACCTGAAGGACTACGTGGCCCGCTTCAAGGCCAGCACCCTGGAGTGGGAAGAGAATGCCCGGCACATGTCACGCAAGGTCAACGAAGAGATGGCCGCCATGCAGCAGCGCATCTTCGACAAGGAAGGCGACGTCGAGAAGCTGCGCATCCTGGTGGATAGCGCCCTGGGCCACGTGAACAAGGCTTCCGAGGACTTCGCCACCAAGCGCGAGCGGCTGGAGCGGGACCTGGACACCCTCAAGGGCCGGCTGTTCCTCGGCGAGGAAGAACTCGAGAAGTACAAGGCCGAGACCGCGCATCGCATCGAGGATATCCAGGTGGAACTCGACAGGCGCTTCGCGGCCCACGTGGCCGAGACCGAACGCCGCACCAGCGAGGTCGTGGCCGAGGCGTTGGCCAGCGCGATGGCCGCGGTGGCCCGAGTGGATGCCGCCCGTGCCAACGGCGAGGGCACCCTCAAGGCCGAGCTTTTCTCGGCTCGCGAGGCCGCCGAGGAGGTCGGCGCCAGGGCCGAACGCGCCCGCGCCCGCCTGGAGGACAAGCTGCTCGACGAGCAACGCGCGCTCGAGGATCGGCTGCTGGCGCAGCAGCGCCAGGCGCTCGATCGCCTGACCGACCTCCATGCCGAGCTCACCACCCAGAACGACAACGTCCGCAACGAACTGCTGGCCGGGCGCGAGCGCGACGACCAGCGGATGGGGGAGTTCGACGAGCGCTTCGCGCGGCTGGAGGTCCGGGAGCAGCAGGAGCGCACCAGGCTGGAAGACCAGCTCCGCGGGGACTTCCAGGCCCTGCACCAGGACCTGGCGGGCCGGCACCTGGCGCTCCGCGAGGAGCTGGTGGGCGCCCAGGAGGTGTTCCAGGCCGACATGCGGGAGGAATGGCTCTCCGGGCGCCAGGAAGATGCCACGCGCGAACAAGCGGCCCGCGACACGGCGATCGACTCCATTCGCCAGTCGGTCGCGGACCTCGGCGAGGAGCTGCGCTCCCAGGCCGAGTTGCAGCGCCAGACGGTGGCGACGGAGTTCGCGCAGTTCCGTAAGCAGCACGAGGACCAGCAGGCGCAGCACCGCGCCAGCGTCGAGCAGGCGCTGGGCGAGGTGGTCCGCCAGGTAGGGGCCGATCTGCAATCCGGCCGCGAAAACGACGAGCGGTTCTCGAATCGCATCGCCGCGATCGAAGGTTCGCTCGAGGCGCTGCACGGTCAGCTCATGCAAGAGGCCGCCACCGCGCAGGAAGTGCTGCGGCGGCTGGACACGCGCCTTTCCGAACTGACGAGCAGCTCCGCGGCGCGCTTCGAGGATCTGGCCGCGAAGTCCGAGCAACTGGTTGCCTCGGCCATCGCGGCGCTGCCCGACCATCCCGAACTCATCGGCTTGCATCGCGACGTCGAGCAGTTGAACCAGGAAGCCTATCGCGGCCGTGAGGATCTCGAGCAGTTGCGGGAACTCATCGAGCGCAACCTGCGCGAACTGGGCGAGCAGCACTCGGAGCAATACACGAAGCTCACCAACCTGGTGCAGATCCTGCTCAAGCTGTACCAGGGCGCCCGGGAGACCGACGAGAAAGTCTCGAAGGTGCTGTCGAGCCAGCAACACAAGGTCGAGGGCCTCCACCAGGAGGTGCTCGCCATCCGGAGCATGGTCATCACCAAGCCGGGCCCGGGCACGGCCTCGCCCGCTGGCGGAGCGCCCACGCCGCTGCTTTGAGAAGATACCTTCCCTACCTGGGGCTCGCCGGCCTGCTGGCGATCTTCTGGGTCTGGACGCACGACTACATGCTCCCGGGTTACACCGGGCTGTTCAACGACGACGCGACCTACTTCACCTCGGCCCGCGCCATGGCCGAGGGCAGAGGCTACGTGGTCGGCTGGGCGACGCCGCCCTACCCGGCAGACCGGTACCCGATCGGCTATCCCGCGTGGTTGGCGCTCTTCTGGACCTTTCCGCTCGCCCTGCTGGAGACGCGGGTGCGCATGGCCCAGGAGGCCAACATCCTCCTGGCCACGCTCTTCCTGCTGGTCAGCTTCCTCTTCGCGTACCGCAAGCTGGGCCTCCCGGCCTGGGCATGCCTGGCCGGTATCGGCCTGGCGGCCCTGTCGCCGTTCTGCCTCTACTACACTCCGACCCTGATGTCGGACCTCCCCGCGGCGCTGTGCCTGGTAGCGGGACTCTGGCTCGTCGTGCGCTACGTCGAGAAGCCGGGGTTCTGGCGCGTCGCCGCGGCCGGCGCCGTCACGGCCCTGGCTGTCCTGGTCCGGTACCAGGCCGGGGTCCTCCTCATCGTGGGGGTCGCGTACCTGCTTTGGCAGCGCCGCTTCAAGGCGGCCGCGGCCTACGGCGGGCTGACCCTGGCGCTGCTCGCCCCGTGGATCTGGTGGGTCGCCTCGAACCACGCCTTCGGCTATGCCAGCCAGATCGGCCACGTGACCTTCGGGACCTGGACGATGCGGGCGCTGACCCTGCTGTTCTCGAGCGCGTACATGTTCTTGCAGGGCATCCCGTCCTTCCTCTGGCAGCGGCAGTTCCTCACCAGGTTCCCGTTCCGCACGAACATCGCGCTGGACGATCCCGTCTTCATCCTGGTCGGCCTGGCGATCTCCGGCCTGATCCTCGCGGGTATCGTCCTGGCGATGCGGCGCAAGGAGTTGCGCCTGCCCGGCGCCTTGGTGCTAGGGACCCTGGCCCTCGTGCTGGTATGGCAGACCGGCTTCCTGAACCTCGGCGAGCACCTCACGGTCCGGCTGATCCTGTCGGTCGCGCCGCTCATGCTGGTCTTCGCATTCGTCGGCTGGGCCGACGGCCTCGCGCAGGCCCACCGGCCGTTCCGCATCCTGGCGGCGACCGCTCTGGGCCTTGCCGTCGTGATCAACGGCGCCGCGGCTTTCACGCTGTGGCAGAAGATGAAGGTGCGGACCGTCCCCGACATGATCGGCGACCGGTACCGCTTGCAGGCCCTTGTCAGCGAGTTCGCGCGCCAGGTTCCCGAGGACGTGCTGGCCGGCAGCAACTTCGAACCGCTGTTCCACCTCATCACCGGCAGGCCCTGCACGGGTGCCCCCAACAGTCCCAAGCTACTCGCGGCGCAGATCCTCACCGAGCCCAGGCTCCGCTTCCTGGTCATGGTGCCTTCGCCGGTGGGCACGCGCGACCTGACCATCGAGGCGATACGGGCGATCAACCGGCGCTTCCCGCGCCTCATCTACACCATCGAGGGCTCGGACGGCCAACCTACCGGCGTCTTCCGGATCGAGCGCAGCGCCATCGACAAGGCGCCCGTCCTCGAGGACGACGAAGACCTGCCGGCCAAGCAGGAGCCGCCCCGAGAGTAGCCTTGCTCGGCGCCTCCGACGCTAGCGGACCGCGCCGCCCGTCGCGAAGTGGGGATAGCTCCCGCTCGGATCGTAGTAGAAGCAGCCGTAATAGCGGACGCGCACCTCGGC is from Candidatus Tanganyikabacteria bacterium and encodes:
- a CDS encoding glycosyltransferase family 39 protein — encoded protein: MRRYLPYLGLAGLLAIFWVWTHDYMLPGYTGLFNDDATYFTSARAMAEGRGYVVGWATPPYPADRYPIGYPAWLALFWTFPLALLETRVRMAQEANILLATLFLLVSFLFAYRKLGLPAWACLAGIGLAALSPFCLYYTPTLMSDLPAALCLVAGLWLVVRYVEKPGFWRVAAAGAVTALAVLVRYQAGVLLIVGVAYLLWQRRFKAAAAYGGLTLALLAPWIWWVASNHAFGYASQIGHVTFGTWTMRALTLLFSSAYMFLQGIPSFLWQRQFLTRFPFRTNIALDDPVFILVGLAISGLILAGIVLAMRRKELRLPGALVLGTLALVLVWQTGFLNLGEHLTVRLILSVAPLMLVFAFVGWADGLAQAHRPFRILAATALGLAVVINGAAAFTLWQKMKVRTVPDMIGDRYRLQALVSEFARQVPEDVLAGSNFEPLFHLITGRPCTGAPNSPKLLAAQILTEPRLRFLVMVPSPVGTRDLTIEAIRAINRRFPRLIYTIEGSDGQPTGVFRIERSAIDKAPVLEDDEDLPAKQEPPRE